AGCACAAGGTATATCATTTCCTTTAGTAAACAGCCACATTACATCACTTGCACCAACATCCAACAGAGCTATTGTTATGGCTATAAACAGTACATTTATGAGGTTAAGTCAGAGTATTTCGCCAATTGTTTTTGGTATTGGATGGTCATTTTTTGGTTGGCCTGGTCCTTTTATATTTGGTCTTTTTACTTCTATTATATTAGCCCTCTTAATTATGAAAGTATTTTCAAGATGTAACCCAATATCACCTATTTTTGATAACTAGTAAATTTTATTATTAAAAAGCTTAGTTAGTTAAGATTACATATATTATATACAATTACTATAACATTAACTAATTACTAACTATTACTTCCAATTGATTAATTGATGCTATTTAAAGAGGATATATTAATGATGTCATGGCTCACAATAGGTGTTATCCTTGGATTAGTGCAAGGGATCACAGAATTTCTTCCTGTTTCCTCAACAGGTCATTTGATTATTGTAGCTAAGTTTCTTCACTTTACAGGCTCTAAAGCAAGTGTGTTCGAAGTTGCTGTACAACTTGGATCCATTATGGCTGTAGTTGTCATTTACTGGAATAGATTTATAGGACTAATAAGGCCAGAAAAGAATAAAAAATTTACAGGACTATATGGTATTTGGCTTTTATTTTTAACAACATTACCGCCAGGAATCATAGGATTTTTATTTCATAGCTATATAAAAACACTTTTCACCATACCAAGTGTTATAGCTGCATTAACAACTGGCTCTATATTTATGTTGATTAGCGAACAGTTATGTAGAAATATTTCTCAACGTATAGTTACACTTGACGAATTAACGCCTAAGACTGCTCTTGGAATTGGCTTTTTTGAATGTTTAGCTCTTTGGCCAGGATTTTCCCGTTCTGCAGCAACAATTATGGGAGGAATGCTTCTTGGGGCAAAGCGTCATCTTGCTGCTGAATATTCTTTTATTGCTGCTGTGCCTGTTATGTTTGCAGCTACAGGCTATGATCTCCTTAAAAATTGGGATCTTTTTACTGCCAATGATCTTCCTCTTTTTATTACAGGAATGATATGTGCCTTCTTAGCGGCTTGGATAACAATTAAAGTTTTTATCTTACTTATAAGTAAAATCTCATTGCGGCCATTTGCTTATTATCGTCTTCTATTAGCATTTATTGTATATTTATGTATTAAATAATATACCCAGGTCGACTATACATACATCTAATTCATAACAATTGAAAACTATATAATATAAATGTTAATCAAAGTCTGCTAATAACGTACCAAAAGAAAGTGTACCAAAAGTTAAATTATGAAAATCTGCATGGATGCGAGCAACTGCTGCATGCAATACAGGAGATGAAATACCTTTATATATTGAAGTATGTGCCTCTAAGAAAGCAGCAAGACTATCACATGCTTTTAATAGTTGACCGTCTTTTGGATCAAATTCATCTTTATTGTTAAACAATTGAAGCTCTTCAAAGTTCTTAATACGTTTTACCCCTGAGCTATCTTGTATTGTTTCTTGAAATTCGGATGTAACATCTTCACCAAGTAGCCCTAAGTAGTATTGCAATCTATGTACAAGATCTATATAACCTGACTTCCGCAATGGTACAAAAATACGTCTCTCTAATTCTTGTAATTCATACTCTTTTAACAATATTGAAAATTGATCCACAGAACGCTTTACAGGTGTTATAATATCACGAGTCAAAAGCTCTGGTAAATCATGAAATAACCCAGCAAAAAAATTGTTTACACATCTTGCTGGACAACAACCTATAACAAGACTACAAAAATATACATATCCAGCTACTAAAAACATATGACCTAAAACTGATGTTTCAGGAACACGAGGAGTATCCGACCAACGAATTTGAAAACGTAATTGCCCGCTTAACCTTGCAAAATGTCCAAGTGCTGTAGGATTCTCTATAAAAAAAGCCTCTCCTTGGATTAAGTCTTGTACCCCTGTAAGTTCTTTTAAGGCAAAAAGTTCAGAGATAAAAAAATGGGAAATATTTTTTGTCTCCTCATCAAAGGTATTAAAAGGTTGAATAAGTGCAAATTCCCATCCTGATGCATACAACCTAGCTGCCTTAATAATTTTGTCTGCAAGTTCTGTTCGATCTGTTTGGTAATGATATTTTACCATACGATCCCAAAAATCCCTACTCAATGGTTCTACAATTGGTTTTAATTTATTTAATACCCAATCAGTAAGTTGTCTTTTATGAATGTGATGTTCACAAATTCTATGAAAAATTTGTGGTGTAATATCTGTTACTATTAAACCAAATAAATAATCAAATAATCCTCTCTCAATAACAGTTTGTTGTAATGCTATCTTTTCCGATTCAGAGGCATGACGACTATTTAATAAAGTAAGCATCCAAGCAATAATCATTTTATGACCTTGCTTATCTACTTCATAAAGTTCTATAGGACGAAGCTTATCATTCCATCGACGCATAGATGCACCTAAAAACATAATTTGTAACAGACTCTTACGAATAGAAGACATACCTTCTCCATATAACTATCTTATTTTTATTGTAAACTTTGAAGCTATACCTGACAAGGTTTAACTAATTAACAAATCATCTTTTTTCCTGCTTGACAAGAAGTATCTAGTAATTTATGAAATATGTAGTATTTTTATTCATAAAAAACAGGAGACGCTTCGCAAATGAAGACGTTTAGCCCAAAGCCAGAACATATTAGCCACCAATGGTTTCTAGTTGATGCACATAATAAAATTCTTGGTCGTCTTGCCGCTCAAATTGCCCATAGACTTCGTGGAAAGCATAAACCTGAATTTGCTCCACATATCGATAACGGAGACTATATTGTTGTAGTCAATTGTGAACAGATTAAAGTTACTGGTAACAAGCAAGAACAAAAAAAATACTATCGTCATTCTGGATATGTAGGCGGACTAAAAGAAACAACATTAAAAACACTTCTTGAAAAAAAACCAGCAGAAGTACTTATACATGCTGTTCGTGGTATGCTTCCTAAAAATCGTCTTGGTCGTGCTATGTTAAAAAAACTTAAAGTCTATGCTGGACCGGAGCATCAACATATAGCTCAACAGCCTATTCCTTTAAGTCTTCCTTATTAATGACATTAGGAGTTTATTATGTCAACTGAATTTAATTATGCTACAGGTCGTCGTAAAACAGCTGTAGCACGTACAAGACTCTACCCTGGAAATGGAACTATTAAAATTAATGGTCGTCCTCTTGAAAATTATTTTCCTAGAAAATCATTACAGATGATTATCCGTCAACCACTAGTCCATACAAAACTATTAGATAAATATGATATAAAAATTAATGTAAGTGGTGGGGGAGTATCTGGTCAAGCTGAAGCTGTACGTCATGGAATTTCTCGTGCACTTCTTGAAGTTAATCCAGAACTTCGTTCCCTTTTAAAACCTGTAGGCTTTTTAACACGTGATGCACGACAAAAAGAAAGAAAAAAATATGGGTTACGTGCTGCTCGAGCAAAATATCAATATTCAAAGCGTTAAAATTTTATATTGTATTGTTACTATATTATCAACTTTTTTTAAAAAGCATCTGTACTCTTCTAAGAGCCAGATGCTTTTTAACTAACTTACTTAAGAGTTATATAAAAAATCTCTGCCATAATGAGCAGATAATATATATATATATTAACTAATAACTCTTATAATTATGAGATACTGAATGAAAGATGAATTTTTAACTATAACACCACTAGGAGGATTAGAGGAAATTGGGCTTAACTGCCAACTATGGGAAACATCCAAAGGAGTTGTTCTTATTGACTGTGGCATCATGTTTCCAAATGAACAACATCTTGGGATTGATGTTATTATTCCACCTATTGATCCTATTTTACATGTAAAAAATCGATTACTAGGAGTTGTTCTTACCCATGGACATGAAGATCATATAGGTGCTATCCCATGGCTTGTATGTTTTATTCCTGGTCTAAAAATCTATGGTTCTCCCTTTACTCTTGCGCTAGTTGAGCACAAACTCAAAGAACGTAACCTCCTCAGCTCAGCCCAACTTATTGCCGTTACTCCAAAAACTAAACTCAATCTTGGTAACCTTTACTTCCAATTTATTTCAGTAAGTCATTCTATTCCTCAAAGCTATGCGCTTGCAGTGACAACACCTGTTGGTAAAATTATTCATTCTGGGGATTTTAAGATAGATCCAACACCATCAGATGGTATTGGCACAGATTTGCAATCTATTAAAGAATTTGCTGGTAATGATGGTATACGACTTTTCCTTTCAGACTCAACAAACGCAGATGAGCAAGGACATAACCTCTCTGAACAATATATAAAAAAAAATTTTTATGAAATTTTTAGTGAGGCAAAAGGAAGAATTATTGTTACCCTTTTTGCAAGTAATATAGAACGAATTCAAACCGTCTGTGATTTAGTCAAAGTTTTTAATAAAAAATTAGTGGTAACAGGAAGAAGCCTTATTAATAATATAGAAAAAGCTAAAGAGCTAGGTTTTCTCAATATCCCCTATAAATTTTTTACTGATCAAAATGTACCAGACCTGTCTCCTGAACAGACAGTTATTATCACTACTGGTTCACAAGGAGAACCCCTTTCAGCCTTAGTGAGAATTATTTCAGGGGAACATCGCTATCTCTCTATCCATGAAGGTGATACTGTTATTATGTCTTCAAGAGTTCTACCTAATAGTACTTTAGCAGTAAATCGCCTTATAAATAGAATATACCGATTAGGAGCAACTGTTTGTCTTAATGGACAAAAAGCAATTCATGTTTCAGGACATGCACGTCAGGATGAATTAAAAATTTTGCTCACAGTAGTTAATCCTCAATATTTTGTTCCTATCCACGGAGAATATAGACAACTATTTCGACACAAAGAACTTGCAATGCAACATGGAATTCCTTCTGAAAACATTTTTATCCTTGATGATGGAGAGCCCCTTACACTTCTCCCAACCAAGGTCCGTAAAGAAAAAAAAATACCCTTAAAATCTATTTTGATTGACGGAAAAGGTATTGGTGATGTTGATAGTAGTGTACTTAGGGACCGACAACTTCTTGGAGGTGATGGTGTAGTTGTTGTGTCTCTTACTAGAGATAAGGGAACTGGATCTGTTATGCAGGGGCCTTCTATTCTTTCTCGAGGCCTTATCTTTGAAAAAAAACTAAATTGTCTTATAGAAGAAGCAAAACAAGTTGTTATTGAAATATTACAATCAGATTTAACTCTAACGACTCAAAAACTAGAAAAAAAAATTTGTACTTCACTACATAGTTTCTTCCGAAATGTTATTGGAAGAGAACCTATTATCATTCCTATCATTACAGAAAACTAATATTTCTTTTATTCTTATATTTTTTCTTCTACCCACTCTAATATACATATTATACTATAACTATAAATAAAATACATTAAACTAATCTATTAGAATAATATAATATTTTATACTTAAACTGTAAAATATGTATATATATATATTTTAATATAGACACTATATTAGAATAACTGTTATGTAACTTATTCATTAGTAGATGAAGCCATAACATATTGTAGTGCTCATACTACAAGAGGTAAACATGAGTAAAAATGTACATATTGACCTTAAAATCGGAATAAGTTTTGCTATTTCTACAGGAACGTTTCTTATTTTAGGATTATATATTCTACTTTCAATACAACCAATTATTGATCAATTTAAAATCACAATCTTAGAAACATCTGATGCTATAAGCATCACTACACGGCTATTAATTACAATGAAAGAAGCTTCTATAAACTTTCGCAGTTATACTGTAAGAGCAGATCAATCTTTCTATGATAATTTTACTAAAAATATACATCTTTTTAATACAGCACTAGAGCATGCACAAAACCTTAATG
The sequence above is drawn from the Lawsonia intracellularis PHE/MN1-00 genome and encodes:
- the rpsI gene encoding 30S ribosomal protein S9, which produces MSTEFNYATGRRKTAVARTRLYPGNGTIKINGRPLENYFPRKSLQMIIRQPLVHTKLLDKYDIKINVSGGGVSGQAEAVRHGISRALLEVNPELRSLLKPVGFLTRDARQKERKKYGLRAARAKYQYSKR
- a CDS encoding ribonuclease J — its product is MKDEFLTITPLGGLEEIGLNCQLWETSKGVVLIDCGIMFPNEQHLGIDVIIPPIDPILHVKNRLLGVVLTHGHEDHIGAIPWLVCFIPGLKIYGSPFTLALVEHKLKERNLLSSAQLIAVTPKTKLNLGNLYFQFISVSHSIPQSYALAVTTPVGKIIHSGDFKIDPTPSDGIGTDLQSIKEFAGNDGIRLFLSDSTNADEQGHNLSEQYIKKNFYEIFSEAKGRIIVTLFASNIERIQTVCDLVKVFNKKLVVTGRSLINNIEKAKELGFLNIPYKFFTDQNVPDLSPEQTVIITTGSQGEPLSALVRIISGEHRYLSIHEGDTVIMSSRVLPNSTLAVNRLINRIYRLGATVCLNGQKAIHVSGHARQDELKILLTVVNPQYFVPIHGEYRQLFRHKELAMQHGIPSENIFILDDGEPLTLLPTKVRKEKKIPLKSILIDGKGIGDVDSSVLRDRQLLGGDGVVVVSLTRDKGTGSVMQGPSILSRGLIFEKKLNCLIEEAKQVVIEILQSDLTLTTQKLEKKICTSLHSFFRNVIGREPIIIPIITEN
- a CDS encoding undecaprenyl-diphosphate phosphatase; amino-acid sequence: MSWLTIGVILGLVQGITEFLPVSSTGHLIIVAKFLHFTGSKASVFEVAVQLGSIMAVVVIYWNRFIGLIRPEKNKKFTGLYGIWLLFLTTLPPGIIGFLFHSYIKTLFTIPSVIAALTTGSIFMLISEQLCRNISQRIVTLDELTPKTALGIGFFECLALWPGFSRSAATIMGGMLLGAKRHLAAEYSFIAAVPVMFAATGYDLLKNWDLFTANDLPLFITGMICAFLAAWITIKVFILLISKISLRPFAYYRLLLAFIVYLCIK
- a CDS encoding HD domain-containing protein yields the protein MSSIRKSLLQIMFLGASMRRWNDKLRPIELYEVDKQGHKMIIAWMLTLLNSRHASESEKIALQQTVIERGLFDYLFGLIVTDITPQIFHRICEHHIHKRQLTDWVLNKLKPIVEPLSRDFWDRMVKYHYQTDRTELADKIIKAARLYASGWEFALIQPFNTFDEETKNISHFFISELFALKELTGVQDLIQGEAFFIENPTALGHFARLSGQLRFQIRWSDTPRVPETSVLGHMFLVAGYVYFCSLVIGCCPARCVNNFFAGLFHDLPELLTRDIITPVKRSVDQFSILLKEYELQELERRIFVPLRKSGYIDLVHRLQYYLGLLGEDVTSEFQETIQDSSGVKRIKNFEELQLFNNKDEFDPKDGQLLKACDSLAAFLEAHTSIYKGISSPVLHAAVARIHADFHNLTFGTLSFGTLLADFD
- the rplM gene encoding 50S ribosomal protein L13; translation: MKTFSPKPEHISHQWFLVDAHNKILGRLAAQIAHRLRGKHKPEFAPHIDNGDYIVVVNCEQIKVTGNKQEQKKYYRHSGYVGGLKETTLKTLLEKKPAEVLIHAVRGMLPKNRLGRAMLKKLKVYAGPEHQHIAQQPIPLSLPY